One stretch of Caloenas nicobarica isolate bCalNic1 chromosome 2, bCalNic1.hap1, whole genome shotgun sequence DNA includes these proteins:
- the EVX1 gene encoding homeobox even-skipped homolog protein 1 isoform X2 translates to MEPRKEMVMFLEGTQLGALVGKRVPNLSEAVGSPTPEPQEKMIHRNCLSPRPGPLSSRERGGGREGGGEEDEEEVEVLPGTGTVPESRSAAAALLSAGQQPPAPEPPSSKGQQSSSDTESDFYEEIEVSCTPDCATGSAEYHHSKGPCSEALAGSPSGGGDHPKGSGGSGGSQGSLACSASDQMRRYRTAFTREQIARLEKEFYRENYVSRPRRCELAAALNLPETTIKVWFQNRRMKDKRQRLAMTWPHPADPAFYTYMMSHAAATGNLPYPFPSHLPLPYYSHMGIGATSASAATPFSTPLRPLDTFRVLSHPYPRPELLCAFRHPSLYPAPTHGLSSAGGNPCSCLACHSGQSNGLAQRPSGSDFTCSATTRTDSFLTFTPSVLSKATSVSMDQREEVPLTR, encoded by the exons ATGGAACCCAGGAAGGAGATGGTGATGTTTCTGGAAGGGACACAACTTGGCGCTCTAGTTGGCAAGAGGGTGCCTAATTTGTCCGAAGCAGTGGGGAGCCCCACTCCGGAGCCGCAGGAGAAGATGATCCATCGGAACTGCCTCAGCCCCAGACCTGGCCCCTTGTCGTCccgggagagaggaggaggaagagaaggtggTGGAGAAGAAGACGAAGAGGAGGTGGAGGTGCTGCCAGGGACAGGGACGGTGCCGGAGAGCCGCTCGGCGGCGGCAGCACTGCTTTCGGCCGGACagcagccccccgccccggaGCCCCCTTCCAGCaaagggcagcagagcagctcggACACTGAGTCGGATTTCTATGAGGAAATCGAGGTGAGCTGCACCCCGGACTGCGCCACGGGGAGCGCCGAGTACCACCACAGCAAAG GGCCGTGCTCCGAGGCGCTGGCCGGCAGCCCCAGCGGCGGGGGGGATCACCCCAAGGGCAGCGGAGGCAGCGGCGGCTCCCAGGGCTCGCTGGCCTGCAGCGCCAGCGACCAGATGCGCCGCTACCGAACCGCCTTCACCCGCGAGCAGATCGCCCGGCTGGAGAAGGAGTTTTACCGGGAGAACTACGTGTCCAGGCCCCGGAGATGTGAACTGGCGGCTGCTCTAAATCTGCCAGAAACCACCATCAAG GTTTGGTTCCAAAACCGCAGGATGAAGGACAAGCGGCAGCGCCTGGCCATGACCTGGCCTCACCCGGCCGACCCGGCGTTTTATACCTACATGATGAGCCACGCGGCGGCCACCGGCAATTTGCCCTACCCGTTCCCGTCCCACCTGCCCCTGCCCTACTACTCCCACATGGGCATcggagccacatcagcctcggCCGCCACTCCCTTCAGTACCCCCCTGAGGCCGCTGGACACCTTCAGGGTCCTCTCCCACCCCTACCCGAGACCAGAACTGCTGTGCGCCTTCAGGCATCCCTCTCTCTACCCTGCCCCAACTCATGGACTCAGCAGCGCCGGGGGCAacccctgctcctgcctggcttGCCACAGCGGCCAGTCCAACGGGCTGGCGCAGAGACCATCCGGATCAGACTTTACCTGTTCGGCCACGACCAGGACTGACTCTTTCCTCACTTTCACACCCTCTGTGCTGAGCAAAGCCACTTCAGTTTCCATGGACCAGAGAGAAGAAGTACCTTTAACGAGATAA
- the EVX1 gene encoding homeobox even-skipped homolog protein 1 isoform X1, which yields MRRYRTAFTREQIARLEKEFYRENYVSRPRRCELAAALNLPETTIKVWFQNRRMKDKRQRLAMTWPHPADPAFYTYMMSHAAATGNLPYPFPSHLPLPYYSHMGIGATSASAATPFSTPLRPLDTFRVLSHPYPRPELLCAFRHPSLYPAPTHGLSSAGGNPCSCLACHSGQSNGLAQRPSGSDFTCSATTRTDSFLTFTPSVLSKATSVSMDQREEVPLTR from the exons ATGCGCCGCTACCGAACCGCCTTCACCCGCGAGCAGATCGCCCGGCTGGAGAAGGAGTTTTACCGGGAGAACTACGTGTCCAGGCCCCGGAGATGTGAACTGGCGGCTGCTCTAAATCTGCCAGAAACCACCATCAAG GTTTGGTTCCAAAACCGCAGGATGAAGGACAAGCGGCAGCGCCTGGCCATGACCTGGCCTCACCCGGCCGACCCGGCGTTTTATACCTACATGATGAGCCACGCGGCGGCCACCGGCAATTTGCCCTACCCGTTCCCGTCCCACCTGCCCCTGCCCTACTACTCCCACATGGGCATcggagccacatcagcctcggCCGCCACTCCCTTCAGTACCCCCCTGAGGCCGCTGGACACCTTCAGGGTCCTCTCCCACCCCTACCCGAGACCAGAACTGCTGTGCGCCTTCAGGCATCCCTCTCTCTACCCTGCCCCAACTCATGGACTCAGCAGCGCCGGGGGCAacccctgctcctgcctggcttGCCACAGCGGCCAGTCCAACGGGCTGGCGCAGAGACCATCCGGATCAGACTTTACCTGTTCGGCCACGACCAGGACTGACTCTTTCCTCACTTTCACACCCTCTGTGCTGAGCAAAGCCACTTCAGTTTCCATGGACCAGAGAGAAGAAGTACCTTTAACGAGATAA